A genomic segment from Paramixta manurensis encodes:
- a CDS encoding transposase gives MRKSRYSEEQITSAIKASECGVKVKEICDELGISEATFYSWKKKYSGLSSEEGRKIKALEEKVQSLLRELQSLNDDKEMLQSVLKTFFTTDDKRQAVNFLQNTYDIGTRRSCRLVAISRSVYHYPDQVDKQ, from the coding sequence ATGAGGAAGTCACGATATAGCGAAGAGCAAATCACCAGTGCGATTAAAGCTTCAGAATGTGGCGTTAAAGTGAAGGAGATCTGCGATGAACTAGGGATATCAGAGGCAACATTCTATAGCTGGAAAAAGAAATACTCGGGCTTATCTTCAGAAGAAGGAAGGAAAATCAAAGCATTAGAGGAGAAAGTACAATCATTATTGCGCGAACTACAATCGTTAAATGATGATAAAGAGATGCTGCAAAGCGTGCTTAAAACCTTTTTCACTACCGATGATAAACGCCAAGCCGTTAATTTTCTGCAAAATACATACGACATTGGCACGCGCAGGAGTTGCCGATTAGTGGCGATTAGCCGCAGTGTTTATCACTATCCCGATCAGGTGGATAAACAATAG
- the ssb1 gene encoding single-stranded DNA-binding protein SSB1, with protein sequence MASRGVNKVILVGNLGQDPEVRYMPNGGAVANITLATSESWRDKQTGETKEKTEWHRVVLFGKLAEVAGEYLRKGSQVYIEGALQTRKWQDQSGQERYTTEVVVNVGGTMQMLGGRQGGGAPAGGGQNNNNGWGQPQQPQQQGGNQFSGGAQSRPQQQQPSAPANNEPPMDFDDDIPF encoded by the coding sequence ATGGCCAGCAGGGGCGTTAACAAAGTGATTCTTGTCGGAAATCTGGGTCAGGATCCGGAAGTCCGTTACATGCCGAATGGCGGTGCGGTTGCCAACATTACTCTGGCCACCTCCGAAAGCTGGCGTGACAAGCAAACCGGCGAAACCAAAGAGAAAACGGAATGGCACCGCGTGGTGTTGTTCGGCAAGCTGGCGGAAGTGGCGGGCGAGTACCTGCGTAAAGGCTCTCAGGTATATATTGAAGGCGCTCTGCAAACGCGTAAGTGGCAGGATCAGAGTGGCCAGGAACGTTACACCACTGAAGTGGTGGTCAACGTTGGCGGCACCATGCAGATGCTGGGCGGCCGTCAGGGCGGTGGCGCACCGGCGGGCGGCGGTCAGAACAATAATAACGGTTGGGGCCAACCGCAGCAGCCGCAGCAGCAGGGCGGTAACCAGTTCAGCGGCGGCGCGCAGTCTCGTCCGCAGCAGCAGCAACCAAGCGCCCCGGCGAATAATGAACCCCCGATGGATTTTGATGACGACATTCCGTTCTAA
- the uvrA gene encoding excinuclease ABC subunit UvrA, with the protein MDKIEVRGARTHNLKNINLIIPRDKLIVVTGLSGSGKSSLAFDTLYAEGQRRYVESLSAYARQFLSLMEKPDVDHIEGLSPAISIEQKSTSHNPRSTVGTITEIHDYLRLLFARVGEPRCPDHDVPLAAQTVSQMVDNVLAQPEGARLMLLAPVVKERKGEHTKTLENLATQGYIRARIDGEVCDLSDPPKLELQKKHTIEVVVDRFKVREDLATRLAESFETALELSGGTAIVADMDDDKAEELLFSANFACPICGYSMSELEPRLFSFNNPAGACPTCDGLGVQQYFDPDRVVQNPELSLAGGAIRGWDRRNFYYFQMLRSLADHLDFDIEAPFNSIDEKARNVILYGSGKETIEFKYINDRGDTSIRRHPFEGVLHNMERRYKETESSAVREDLAKFISNRACASCEGTRLRREARHVFVENTTLPTISDMSIGHAMDFFHNLKLSGQRAKIAEKVLKEIGDRLKFLVNVGLNYLSMSRSAETLSGGEAQRIRLASQIGAGLVGVMYVLDEPSIGLHQRDNERLLETLVHLRDLGNTVIVVEHDEDAIRAADHVIDIGPGAGVHGGQIVAEGTIDDIMAQPDSLTGQYLSGKREIAIPPQRVPADPNKVLKLTGARGNNLKDVTLTLPVGLFSCITGVSGSGKSTLINDTLFPLAQRQLNGATIAEPAPYRDISGMEHFDKVIDIDQSPIGRTPRSNPATYTGIFTPVRELFAGVPEARSRGYNPGRFSFNVRGGRCEACQGDGVIKVEMHFLPDIYVPCDQCKGKRYNRETLEIKYKGKSIHEVLEMTIEEAREFFDAVPALARKLQTLMDVGLSYIRLGQSATTLSGGEAQRVKLARELSKRGTGQTLYILDEPTTGLHFADIQQLLEVLHQLRDQGNTIVVIEHNLDVIKTADWIVDLGPEGGSGGGEILVSGTPETVAQCEQSHTARFLKPLLTR; encoded by the coding sequence ATGGATAAGATCGAAGTCCGGGGTGCCCGCACCCATAATTTGAAAAATATCAACCTGATCATCCCTCGCGACAAACTGATCGTTGTTACCGGATTGTCAGGTTCCGGTAAATCCTCGCTGGCGTTTGACACGCTGTATGCTGAAGGGCAGCGCCGTTACGTGGAATCGCTCTCCGCTTATGCGCGCCAATTTCTCTCCTTAATGGAGAAACCGGATGTCGACCACATTGAAGGCTTGTCACCGGCAATCTCAATCGAGCAGAAATCGACCTCGCACAATCCGCGTTCTACCGTTGGGACCATTACTGAAATCCACGACTATTTGCGTCTGTTATTCGCACGCGTGGGTGAGCCGCGTTGCCCGGATCATGATGTCCCTCTCGCGGCGCAGACCGTCAGCCAAATGGTGGATAATGTGCTGGCGCAGCCAGAAGGCGCGCGTTTAATGCTGCTAGCGCCGGTGGTTAAAGAACGTAAAGGCGAACATACCAAAACGCTAGAAAATCTGGCGACGCAGGGCTATATCCGCGCGCGTATTGATGGCGAAGTTTGCGATCTGTCCGATCCACCGAAGTTAGAGCTACAGAAAAAGCACACCATTGAAGTGGTGGTGGATCGCTTTAAGGTACGTGAAGATTTGGCGACCCGTCTCGCCGAGTCGTTCGAAACCGCGCTGGAGCTCTCCGGCGGCACCGCGATTGTCGCCGATATGGATGACGACAAAGCGGAGGAGCTGTTGTTCTCAGCGAACTTCGCCTGCCCGATCTGTGGCTACAGTATGAGTGAGTTAGAACCACGGTTGTTTTCATTTAACAACCCGGCAGGCGCCTGCCCAACCTGCGACGGCTTAGGCGTACAGCAATATTTCGATCCGGATCGGGTGGTGCAAAACCCCGAGTTATCGCTGGCTGGCGGCGCGATCCGCGGTTGGGATCGGCGCAACTTCTACTACTTCCAGATGCTACGCTCGCTGGCGGATCATCTCGATTTTGATATCGAAGCGCCGTTCAATTCGATCGATGAGAAAGCTCGTAACGTGATCCTCTATGGTTCCGGCAAAGAAACTATCGAGTTCAAATACATTAACGATCGCGGCGATACCTCGATCCGCCGTCATCCATTTGAAGGCGTGCTGCACAATATGGAACGCCGCTATAAAGAAACGGAGTCGTCGGCGGTACGAGAAGATCTGGCGAAATTTATCAGTAACCGCGCCTGCGCGAGCTGCGAAGGGACGCGTTTGCGTCGCGAAGCGCGCCATGTGTTTGTCGAGAACACCACGCTGCCGACCATTTCGGATATGAGCATCGGCCATGCGATGGATTTCTTTCATAACCTGAAACTCAGCGGTCAGCGGGCGAAAATTGCCGAAAAGGTGCTGAAAGAGATTGGCGATCGCCTGAAGTTCCTGGTTAACGTTGGTCTAAATTATCTGTCCATGTCACGCTCCGCCGAAACGCTTTCCGGCGGTGAGGCGCAGCGTATTCGCCTGGCTAGCCAAATCGGCGCCGGCCTGGTGGGCGTAATGTACGTATTGGATGAACCATCAATCGGCTTGCACCAGCGCGATAACGAACGTCTGCTAGAGACGTTAGTCCATCTGCGCGATCTCGGTAATACGGTGATTGTGGTCGAACATGATGAGGATGCGATTCGCGCCGCCGACCATGTTATTGATATTGGTCCCGGCGCTGGCGTACACGGTGGTCAGATTGTCGCCGAAGGCACCATTGACGATATTATGGCGCAGCCCGATTCGTTAACCGGCCAATACCTGAGCGGTAAACGTGAAATCGCGATTCCACCACAGCGTGTACCTGCCGATCCGAATAAAGTGCTGAAGCTGACCGGCGCGCGCGGTAATAATCTGAAGGATGTGACTTTAACGCTACCGGTGGGTCTGTTTAGCTGCATCACCGGCGTCTCCGGCTCCGGTAAATCGACCCTGATTAACGATACGCTGTTTCCCCTTGCTCAGCGTCAATTGAATGGGGCGACCATTGCCGAACCGGCGCCTTATCGCGATATCAGCGGGATGGAACATTTCGATAAAGTGATCGATATCGATCAGAGCCCGATCGGGCGTACGCCGCGTTCCAACCCTGCCACCTATACCGGCATTTTTACCCCGGTACGCGAACTGTTTGCTGGCGTTCCCGAAGCGCGTTCACGCGGATATAACCCCGGCCGCTTCAGCTTCAACGTGCGCGGCGGGCGTTGTGAAGCCTGCCAGGGCGATGGCGTGATTAAAGTTGAAATGCACTTTTTGCCGGATATTTATGTGCCGTGCGATCAGTGTAAAGGTAAGCGCTATAACCGCGAAACGCTGGAGATTAAGTACAAAGGCAAAAGCATTCACGAAGTGTTGGAGATGACCATTGAGGAAGCACGCGAGTTTTTCGATGCGGTGCCGGCGCTGGCGCGTAAACTGCAAACGCTGATGGATGTTGGTCTATCCTATATCCGCTTAGGGCAGTCAGCGACCACGCTTTCCGGCGGTGAAGCCCAGCGTGTGAAGCTGGCGCGTGAACTCTCGAAGCGCGGTACCGGTCAGACGCTCTATATTCTGGATGAGCCCACCACCGGGCTACACTTTGCCGATATTCAGCAGCTTCTGGAAGTTTTGCATCAGTTACGCGATCAGGGTAATACCATCGTGGTGATTGAACACAACCTGGACGTGATTAAGACCGCAGACTGGATAGTCGATCTCGGCCCCGAAGGGGGAAGCGGCGGCGGTGAGATACTGGTTTCAGGCACCCCTGAAACGGTAGCTCAGTGTGAGCAATCACATACCGCGCGTTTCCTTAAACCTCTACTGACACGATAG
- a CDS encoding NAD(P)-dependent alcohol dehydrogenase: MNITHAYAAQDAKSKLAPFDYKPRELREHDVQLEVLFCGVCHSDLHQARNEWKNTVFPVVPGHEIVGRVTAVGAHTHKYKVGDLVGVGCMVDSCRSCPSCDEGLEQYCENGFTGTYNGEDRQTGAITYGGYSTDMIVHEDFVLRVPENLDPAGVAPLLCAGITTYSPLRHWGVGPGKKVGIVGLGGLGHMGVKLAHAMGAHVVLFTTSPSKIEDGKRLGADEVVISKDADQMAQHANSFDFILNTVAAQHDLNPFINLLKRDGNMTLVGAPEHDHPSPHVFDLIFKRRSVAGSLIGGIAETQEMLDFCGKHNIVSDIELIDMNQINDAYERMLKSDVKYRFVIDIDSLRQEAAA, from the coding sequence ATGAATATTACGCATGCCTATGCGGCACAAGATGCGAAATCTAAACTTGCGCCATTCGACTATAAGCCGCGCGAACTGCGCGAGCATGATGTACAGCTTGAAGTCTTATTCTGCGGCGTTTGCCACTCTGACCTTCACCAGGCACGCAATGAATGGAAAAACACCGTGTTCCCGGTGGTACCCGGTCATGAAATTGTCGGCCGAGTCACTGCCGTGGGCGCGCATACCCACAAATACAAAGTCGGCGATCTGGTAGGCGTAGGCTGTATGGTCGATTCCTGCCGTTCTTGTCCAAGCTGTGACGAAGGGCTGGAGCAGTATTGTGAAAATGGTTTCACCGGTACGTATAACGGTGAAGATCGTCAAACCGGCGCCATTACTTATGGCGGTTATTCAACCGACATGATAGTGCATGAAGATTTTGTCCTGCGCGTACCGGAAAACCTCGACCCGGCAGGCGTTGCGCCACTGCTGTGCGCCGGGATCACGACTTACTCGCCGCTGCGTCATTGGGGCGTCGGCCCAGGCAAAAAGGTCGGCATCGTTGGCCTTGGCGGCTTGGGACATATGGGCGTAAAACTGGCCCATGCGATGGGTGCGCATGTGGTGCTGTTCACCACCTCGCCATCCAAAATTGAAGATGGCAAACGTCTGGGCGCGGATGAAGTGGTGATTTCTAAAGATGCCGATCAAATGGCGCAGCATGCTAATAGCTTCGACTTCATTCTGAATACCGTCGCGGCGCAGCACGACCTGAACCCGTTTATTAACCTGCTGAAACGCGATGGTAATATGACACTGGTCGGCGCGCCGGAACATGATCATCCGTCACCGCACGTCTTTGACCTGATTTTCAAACGCCGTAGCGTCGCGGGTTCACTGATTGGCGGCATCGCCGAAACGCAGGAAATGCTCGATTTCTGCGGCAAGCACAACATTGTTTCCGACATTGAACTGATCGATATGAATCAGATCAATGATGCTTACGAGCGTATGCTGAAGAGCGATGTGAAATATCGCTTTGTGATTGATATCGATAGCCTGCGCCAGGAAGCGGCAGCCTAA
- a CDS encoding MmcQ/YjbR family DNA-binding protein, whose protein sequence is MKTSDLLSYCMSKPGAEQYVHSDWKATQIKVDDVLFAMVHEVKGRPAVSLKTTPTLADLLREQHRDVSPGEHLNKSHWSTLYLDGTLKDSQIYYLVDASLQQALDTHHPGVNHDR, encoded by the coding sequence ATGAAAACCTCAGATTTATTATCCTACTGCATGAGTAAACCTGGCGCTGAACAGTATGTTCACAGTGACTGGAAAGCCACGCAAATTAAGGTGGATGACGTACTATTCGCTATGGTGCATGAGGTGAAAGGGCGCCCGGCGGTTTCGCTTAAAACCACGCCGACGCTGGCGGATTTGTTGCGTGAACAGCATCGCGATGTCTCTCCTGGCGAGCATCTGAATAAATCGCACTGGAGCACACTCTACCTTGACGGCACGCTGAAGGATTCGCAGATCTATTATTTGGTGGATGCTTCGTTACAGCAGGCGTTGGATACCCATCATCCGGGCGTTAACCACGATCGGTAA